In Salvelinus alpinus chromosome 20, SLU_Salpinus.1, whole genome shotgun sequence, a genomic segment contains:
- the arl5a gene encoding ADP-ribosylation factor-like protein 5A, with product MGILFTKLWRLFNHQEHKVIIVGLDNAGKTTILYQFSMNEVVHTSPTIGSNVEEIVVNNTHFLMWDIGGQESLRSSWNTYYTNTEFVIVVVDSTDRERISVTKEELYRMLAHEDLKKAGLLIFANKQDVKGCMSVAEISQSLQLTSVKDHQWHIQACCALTGEGLCQGLEWMMSRLRVR from the exons AGCACAAGGTTATTATTGTGGGCCTGGACAATGCAGGGAAGACCACCATACTTTACCAGTT TTCTATGAATGAGGTGGTCCACACGTCTCCTACAATAGGCAGCAACGTGGAGGAGATAGTGGTGAACAACACACACTTCCTGATGTGGGACATCGGAGGACAGGAGTCACTGAGATCCTCCTGGAACACGTACTACACTAACACAGAG TTTGTGATAGTAGTGGTGGAcagcacagacagagagagaatctcTGTCACCAAAGAGGAGCTCTACAGAATGCTTGCACATGAA GACCTGAAGAAGGCGGGCCTGCTGATTTTTGCTAACAAACAGGATGTGAAAGGCTGTATGTCTGTGGCTGAGATCTCCCAGAGCCTGCAGCTCACCTCAGTCAAAGACCACCAGTGGCATATCCAAGCCTGCTGCGCCCTCACTGGGGAGGG TTTGTGCCAGGGCCTGGAGTGGATGATGTCACGACTGCGGGTTAGATGA